A single genomic interval of Zingiber officinale cultivar Zhangliang chromosome 4A, Zo_v1.1, whole genome shotgun sequence harbors:
- the LOC121972332 gene encoding auxin-responsive protein IAA27-like produces MSSTVEHDYIGLSERNSSAGGVEGGVLNLKATELRLGLPGSESPHRVENIGLTLDLLPKSFVSGAKRGFSDANDGGGTWGFAAEGGGSEVNSVKGGGLFSGRGEVASGGSAGQLSGQGNVGKDLAVKAAGQERKVTPKGCGSVGNDSPVAPAVK; encoded by the coding sequence ATGTCGTCGACGGTGGAGCATGATTACATAGGTCTGTCGGAGCGGAACTCCTCTGCCGGCGGAGTCGAGGGAGGGGTTCTAAACCTCAAGGCCACGGAACTCAGGTTGGGGCTGCCTGGGTCGGAGTCGCCCCACCGCGTGGAGAATATCGGGCTCACCCTGGATTTGCTCCCCAAGAGCTTCGTCTCCGGTGCCAAGAGGGGGTTCTCCGACGCCAACGATGGGGGCGGGACGTGGGGATTTGCCGCCGAAGGTGGCGGATCTGAAGTGAACTCGGTAAAAGGTGGCGGCTTATTTTCGGGGAGAGGGGAGGTTGCGTCCGGTGGCAGTGCAGGGCAGCTTTCTGGGCAAGGGAATGTGGGGAAGGACCTAGCGGTGAAAGCGGCTGGGCAGGAGCGGAAGGTCACCCCGAAGGGCTGTGGTTCTGTTGGGAATGATAGTCCGGTAGCTCCTGCAGTGAAGTAA